One genomic window of Spiroplasma endosymbiont of Diplazon laetatorius includes the following:
- a CDS encoding APC family permease, translating to MIKVNKANRAKNKTFEFLTIFSMVFGVVVGGGIYLKNKNEVGGVLWEAGGNPYLALAVWVFIGVLCSLMMLTFIEAASSKTKSGHSTAQSWANTFVNRRTASLFSIMYVCMYLPILTSIGALFIVTTFFGGIEAFTGNNFVDSMGKEGFMAMKIAISTIILIGFSLMNTYTSKPSKLIQSILTFVKFIPLLCVVIGSFAIFIQNPNGTNSFNPSEEWSKPSFNLFFATAVPILFAFDGFIYAATLQKDCEHKEVVAPTMLSAIIAVTIFYILITIGIFFGSDNGDIFKFFDKLFEKNPWVSLLFKIIITCTLFTVVNGYTTLMPKTVQSAVEEGFIFNKSKNSEISIVKSGYIAMSITLTVHVLFLIVSIAIGEIKPNGEIDYSLVADLASSTTVIFAFIAYLIIMIGVLHNRRTNKVEVRKVKGGFVIGIITTIIVSIVVGYICYVFLIDRFLPGKGQNIIDPLLLIGFSVIIFVAWVINECLISKNDIDKNDFILRINPKNWFKYNKELEIQKFKSKSNVK from the coding sequence ATGATAAAAGTAAACAAAGCTAATAGAGCTAAAAATAAAACATTTGAATTTTTAACTATCTTTTCAATGGTTTTTGGAGTTGTTGTTGGTGGAGGAATCTATTTAAAAAATAAAAACGAGGTTGGTGGAGTTTTATGAGAGGCTGGAGGAAATCCATACCTGGCTTTGGCTGTTTGGGTTTTCATAGGCGTTCTTTGTTCTTTAATGATGCTAACCTTTATTGAAGCTGCATCTTCAAAAACTAAGTCAGGACATTCTACTGCACAAAGTTGAGCAAATACATTTGTGAACAGAAGAACTGCATCATTATTTTCAATCATGTATGTGTGTATGTATTTACCTATTCTTACAAGTATTGGTGCTTTATTTATAGTTACAACATTTTTTGGTGGAATAGAAGCTTTCACTGGAAATAATTTTGTAGACTCAATGGGTAAAGAAGGCTTTATGGCAATGAAAATAGCAATATCAACAATTATTTTGATAGGATTTTCATTAATGAATACATATACTTCAAAACCAAGTAAATTAATACAAAGTATTTTAACATTCGTTAAATTTATTCCTTTGTTATGTGTTGTTATTGGAAGTTTTGCAATTTTTATTCAAAATCCAAATGGGACAAACTCATTTAATCCTAGCGAAGAATGATCAAAACCAAGTTTTAACTTATTTTTCGCAACTGCCGTACCAATTTTGTTTGCATTTGATGGATTCATTTACGCAGCTACTTTACAAAAAGATTGTGAACATAAGGAAGTTGTTGCTCCAACTATGTTAAGTGCAATAATTGCTGTAACAATATTCTACATTTTAATTACTATTGGTATCTTCTTTGGTTCTGATAACGGAGACATATTTAAATTTTTTGATAAATTATTTGAAAAAAATCCATGGGTTTCACTGTTATTTAAAATAATAATCACTTGTACACTGTTTACGGTCGTTAATGGTTATACAACTTTAATGCCTAAAACAGTTCAATCTGCTGTTGAAGAAGGTTTCATATTTAATAAATCAAAAAACTCAGAAATAAGTATAGTTAAATCTGGTTACATAGCTATGTCAATTACTTTAACTGTTCATGTTTTATTCTTAATAGTTTCAATTGCTATTGGAGAGATTAAACCTAATGGAGAAATCGATTATTCATTAGTTGCAGACTTGGCATCAAGCACTACTGTTATATTTGCTTTTATAGCTTACTTGATAATAATGATTGGTGTATTGCACAACAGAAGAACGAATAAAGTAGAAGTTAGAAAAGTTAAAGGTGGATTTGTGATAGGTATCATAACAACCATAATTGTAAGTATAGTTGTGGGATATATTTGTTATGTTTTCTTGATCGATAGATTTTTACCAGGAAAAGGTCAAAATATAATTGATCCACTACTTCTAATTGGTTTCTCAGTTATTATATTTGTGGCTTGAGTTATTAATGAATGTTTGATATCAAAAAATGACATTGATAAAAACGATTTCATATTAAGAATTAACCCAAAAAACTGATTTAAGTATAATAAAGAATTAGAAATTCAAAAATTTAAAAGCAAAAGTAATGTAAAATAA
- a CDS encoding DUF951 domain-containing protein has protein sequence MTINIGDKIYLKKSHPSKTDFWTVLRTGTIYKLQSNIDKNLIIEFSKENLIKNIKKIESEK, from the coding sequence ATGACGATTAATATTGGAGACAAAATATATTTAAAAAAGAGTCACCCTAGTAAAACAGATTTTTGAACAGTTTTAAGAACAGGGACAATATATAAATTACAATCTAACATTGATAAGAATTTAATTATTGAATTCAGTAAAGAAAATCTTATTAAAAATATTAAAAAAATAGAAAGCGAAAAATAA
- a CDS encoding APC family permease, producing MVKVNKKNKTKNKIYEFLSVFSMTFGIVVGSGIYLKNAGANGVLAKAGGNPYLAIAIWTLMAVFCCMMMLAFIEISTSTKKGEHNTLTAWAGRFVGRRYGSLVTILYALIYLPVLIIIGALFTTSSFFQSLEIIAGKEFMSSETRVTIEIFIAAIMLMLFQVMNTYTSKPGKILQTALSFLKFVPLITVLIAGITFFAMGKDNSFTEEIKPIKINNIFMTMVPIMFAFDGFLDSAAIQKDCEHKEVVAPAMMTGIVAVSIFYIIITVAIFMGAKDGNILEIFKDYPKAHFAFNLVITITLLTMVNAYSVIYPLVIRASIEEKFIYSKNGTELSKIKSSWIAIAIVAAFFIVFVTTGLLFKNDYLETAYLSSDSTIIIVYLLDIPIIIQMLRNRKTKKVETRKVKGAYFAGVFSSSMLIFVLALIHYYNLVDPFIQKEDITVPIMWFGFIILLAIAWVINEAIISKHNIETNDFYLRLNPKNWFKYDKQKCLKEFKEKGIIKNDKSKQS from the coding sequence ATGGTTAAGGTAAATAAAAAAAATAAAACCAAGAATAAAATTTATGAATTCCTTTCTGTGTTTTCAATGACATTTGGTATTGTTGTTGGTAGTGGAATATATTTAAAAAATGCTGGAGCTAATGGTGTGCTTGCCAAAGCTGGCGGCAACCCTTATCTTGCAATAGCTATTTGAACTTTGATGGCAGTATTTTGTTGCATGATGATGCTTGCCTTTATTGAAATATCTACATCCACTAAAAAAGGAGAGCACAATACTCTTACAGCTTGAGCTGGAAGGTTTGTTGGAAGAAGATATGGCTCTCTTGTAACTATACTTTATGCATTGATTTATTTACCTGTATTAATAATTATTGGAGCTTTATTTACAACAAGTAGCTTCTTTCAATCCCTTGAGATAATTGCTGGAAAAGAATTTATGAGCAGTGAAACTAGAGTTACAATTGAAATTTTCATTGCAGCAATCATGCTTATGCTTTTTCAAGTTATGAATACATACACATCTAAACCAGGAAAAATATTACAAACAGCATTATCTTTTTTAAAGTTTGTACCTTTGATAACTGTTTTGATTGCTGGAATAACATTCTTTGCTATGGGAAAAGACAACTCATTCACAGAAGAAATTAAGCCTATCAAGATAAATAACATATTTATGACTATGGTTCCAATAATGTTTGCCTTTGATGGTTTTCTTGACTCTGCTGCAATACAAAAAGATTGTGAGCATAAAGAAGTGGTTGCTCCAGCAATGATGACTGGAATAGTTGCTGTTTCAATTTTCTACATAATAATAACTGTAGCTATTTTTATGGGTGCCAAAGACGGAAATATTTTAGAGATATTTAAAGATTATCCAAAGGCACACTTTGCTTTCAATCTTGTTATTACAATAACTTTATTAACTATGGTTAATGCTTACAGTGTAATTTATCCACTTGTTATAAGAGCTTCTATAGAAGAAAAATTTATTTATTCAAAAAATGGAACAGAACTTTCAAAAATAAAATCAAGTTGAATAGCAATAGCGATTGTTGCGGCTTTCTTTATAGTTTTTGTAACTACCGGATTATTGTTTAAAAATGATTATTTAGAAACAGCTTATTTATCATCTGATTCAACCATAATAATTGTTTATCTTTTGGATATTCCAATCATTATTCAAATGTTAAGAAACAGAAAAACCAAAAAGGTAGAAACCAGAAAAGTAAAAGGTGCTTACTTTGCTGGTGTATTCTCATCAAGTATGTTGATCTTTGTCCTAGCACTTATACATTACTATAATCTTGTTGACCCATTTATTCAAAAAGAAGATATAACTGTACCAATAATGTGATTTGGATTTATAATATTATTAGCAATTGCTTGAGTTATAAATGAAGCAATTATTTCTAAACATAATATAGAAACAAATGATTTCTATTTAAGATTAAATCCAAAAAACTGATTCAAATATGACAAACAAAAATGTTTAAAAGAATTTAAAGAGAAAGGAATAATTAAAAATGATAAAAGTAAACAAAGCTAA
- a CDS encoding ParB/RepB/Spo0J family partition protein — MAKTKGKYNFKGLDDIFGESVSDIIGVIENDKDKANNSKTMVDVNLLIPNPYQPRKTFEDEELNELAESIKLHGIIQPVIINNKNEIIAGERRTRAAKIAGLKQIPAIVLELTSSQMEEFAIIENIQRVDLLDIEEAVAYKQLATNLKLKQEEIASRVGKSRSHVANIMRLLNLPQKVQDAMLQRKITMGQAKPLLSIVNNENLLDSIFKQIIEKDLTAREVEQLIKGNNISSSEKQSSVKKPSVVYMENKMMRRLGTKVTIDNGKLTIRYSNDDDLNRVLELLGLTDDD; from the coding sequence ATGGCCAAAACTAAAGGAAAGTATAATTTCAAAGGACTAGATGATATCTTTGGTGAATCAGTTTCAGACATAATTGGTGTTATTGAAAATGATAAAGACAAAGCTAACAACAGCAAAACTATGGTTGATGTTAACTTACTAATTCCAAACCCATACCAACCTAGAAAAACTTTTGAAGACGAAGAATTAAATGAATTAGCAGAATCAATTAAACTTCATGGAATAATCCAACCAGTAATTATTAATAATAAAAATGAAATAATTGCAGGTGAAAGAAGAACTAGAGCTGCTAAGATTGCTGGATTAAAACAAATACCTGCAATTGTTTTAGAATTAACATCAAGTCAAATGGAAGAGTTTGCTATTATTGAAAATATTCAAAGAGTAGATCTTCTTGATATTGAAGAAGCTGTTGCTTATAAACAATTGGCAACAAACTTAAAATTGAAACAAGAAGAAATTGCTTCAAGAGTTGGTAAATCAAGATCGCATGTCGCAAACATTATGAGACTTTTAAACTTACCTCAAAAAGTTCAAGATGCTATGTTGCAAAGAAAAATAACAATGGGACAAGCAAAACCATTATTATCAATTGTTAATAATGAAAACCTATTGGATTCAATATTTAAACAAATAATTGAAAAGGATTTAACAGCAAGAGAAGTTGAACAACTTATTAAAGGTAACAATATCTCAAGTTCAGAAAAACAATCTTCAGTAAAAAAACCATCAGTTGTTTATATGGAAAACAAAATGATGAGAAGACTTGGAACTAAAGTTACTATTGATAATGGTAAACTCACAATTAGATATTCAAATGATGATGACTTAAACAGAGTATTGGAATTATTAGGATTAACAGATGACGATTAA
- the mnmG gene encoding tRNA uridine-5-carboxymethylaminomethyl(34) synthesis enzyme MnmG: MHMQADIVVVGAGHAGVEAALASARLGKKTILVNLYKDKIATMPCNPSVGGPAKGIVVREIDSLGGEMGKAADATALQMKLLNSSRGPGIWALRAQSDKIEYSKYMQRVVEEQENLELYVGVVKDISLDNNNKVKSVILEDGTEIVCEAVVLTTGTYLSSLIYRGEEKYEGGPNDEMTTKSLSQTLINLGLKTFRFKTGTPPRVKMDSIDLSKAIVEPGTNEDLAFSFSTKEFIPFEKQEVCYLIHSTPETKKIIEDNLHKSAMYSGQIESVGPRYCPSFEDKIVRFNTKETHQIFLESESKSLDTFYVQGFSTSMPIDVQDQMLRSLPGFENVIVDKWAYAIEYDCVDPQQLKLSLELKLIENLFLAGQINGTSGYEEAAGQGLIAGINAVRKIDNKESLVLKRNESYIGVMIDDLINKGVIEPYRLLTSRAENRLTLRNDNSEMRLRKYGYEVGLISEEQWKVHQEFEKEIFDKIELLKEIRFSPKTDLAIELKEKEQAILNQGFSAYEILKQPKVDINIFKKYIKELNDLSKQQLQTLLILIRFEGYIKKENETIEKFIKLEKKQIPKDIDYSKVENIAVEARQKFERVRPDSIGQASRITGVNPADIQMLLFHLKKKYNEV, encoded by the coding sequence GTGCATATGCAAGCGGATATAGTTGTAGTCGGAGCAGGCCACGCCGGAGTAGAGGCAGCGCTTGCTTCTGCAAGATTAGGTAAAAAAACTATTCTTGTAAATTTATATAAAGATAAAATTGCAACAATGCCATGTAATCCATCTGTAGGGGGACCTGCAAAAGGAATTGTTGTTAGAGAAATAGATTCACTTGGTGGTGAAATGGGTAAAGCTGCTGATGCAACTGCATTACAGATGAAACTTTTAAACTCATCAAGAGGTCCTGGTATATGAGCGCTTAGAGCTCAATCTGATAAAATTGAATATTCTAAATATATGCAAAGAGTTGTTGAAGAGCAAGAAAACTTAGAGTTATATGTTGGAGTTGTTAAAGATATTTCTTTAGACAATAACAATAAAGTTAAATCAGTAATCTTAGAAGATGGTACTGAAATAGTTTGTGAAGCAGTAGTTTTAACAACAGGAACTTATTTATCTTCTTTAATTTATAGAGGAGAAGAAAAATACGAAGGTGGTCCTAATGATGAAATGACAACAAAGTCATTGAGCCAAACTTTAATTAATTTAGGTTTAAAAACTTTCAGATTTAAAACAGGAACTCCACCAAGAGTTAAAATGGATTCTATAGATTTATCTAAAGCTATAGTTGAACCCGGAACAAACGAAGACTTAGCATTTTCTTTTTCAACAAAAGAATTTATTCCTTTCGAGAAACAAGAAGTTTGTTATTTGATTCACTCAACGCCAGAAACAAAAAAAATAATTGAAGATAACTTACACAAGTCTGCAATGTACTCTGGTCAAATTGAATCGGTTGGTCCAAGATACTGTCCAAGTTTTGAAGATAAGATTGTGAGATTTAACACAAAAGAAACCCACCAAATATTTTTAGAATCAGAATCAAAATCACTTGATACATTTTATGTGCAAGGGTTTTCAACTTCAATGCCAATTGATGTACAAGATCAAATGTTAAGAAGTTTACCTGGTTTTGAAAATGTTATAGTCGATAAATGAGCTTATGCAATTGAATATGATTGTGTCGATCCTCAACAATTAAAATTATCTTTAGAATTAAAATTAATTGAGAATTTATTTTTAGCTGGACAAATTAATGGAACAAGTGGTTATGAAGAAGCCGCTGGTCAAGGATTGATAGCTGGAATAAATGCTGTTAGAAAAATTGACAACAAAGAATCTTTAGTTTTAAAAAGAAATGAATCATACATCGGAGTTATGATTGACGACTTAATCAATAAAGGTGTTATTGAACCTTACAGACTTTTAACAAGTAGAGCAGAAAATAGATTAACTTTAAGAAATGATAACTCGGAAATGAGATTACGAAAATATGGTTATGAAGTGGGATTGATTTCTGAAGAACAATGAAAAGTTCATCAAGAATTTGAAAAAGAAATATTTGATAAAATAGAACTTTTAAAAGAAATCAGATTCAGTCCAAAAACTGATTTAGCAATTGAGTTAAAAGAAAAAGAACAAGCAATATTAAATCAAGGATTTAGTGCTTATGAAATTTTAAAACAACCGAAGGTAGATATTAATATCTTTAAAAAATATATTAAAGAGTTAAATGATTTATCAAAACAACAACTTCAAACTTTGTTGATCTTAATAAGATTTGAAGGTTACATAAAAAAAGAAAACGAAACTATTGAAAAATTTATTAAATTAGAAAAGAAACAAATTCCAAAAGATATAGATTATTCAAAAGTTGAAAACATTGCTGTAGAAGCAAGACAAAAATTCGAAAGAGTTAGACCAGACTCTATTGGACAAGCATCAAGAATAACTGGAGTAAACCCAGCAGATATTCAAATGTTGCTTTTCCATTTAAAGAAAAAATATAACGAGGTATAA
- the ychF gene encoding redox-regulated ATPase YchF, translating to MGLQVGIVGLPNVGKSTLFNAITNSKVEAANYPFATIEPNVGVVEVPDSRLDKLANIFSSKKTIYTTIEFVDIAGLIAGASKGEGLGNAFLANIRETDAICEVIRCFDSKEITHVEGSVDSIRDIEIIELELILADEASVKKRIAKVEPKFKSGKDKDTVFEYNLLKRLEAQLADGKLLNKLEFDEEEKIAIKSFQLLTTKQFIYVANVGEDEVREDNKYVQLVKEHGASCNSPVVKISAKIEEELSELDKDDKQVFLEEAGIETSGLEQLIRAAYSTLGLKTYFTCGPQEARGWQFKEGSTAPQCAGIIHTDFEKGFIKADVYKCEDIFELGDEQALKNSGKIKLEGKNYIVQDGDVCFFKFNR from the coding sequence ATGGGATTACAAGTAGGAATCGTAGGACTGCCAAACGTTGGTAAGTCTACTTTATTTAATGCAATAACAAATTCAAAAGTTGAAGCAGCAAACTATCCATTTGCAACTATAGAACCAAACGTTGGTGTAGTTGAAGTGCCTGACTCAAGATTAGATAAATTGGCAAACATATTTAGTTCTAAAAAAACTATATACACTACAATCGAATTTGTAGATATTGCCGGATTAATTGCAGGAGCAAGTAAAGGTGAAGGGTTAGGAAACGCTTTCTTAGCTAATATTAGAGAAACAGATGCTATATGTGAAGTTATCAGATGTTTTGATTCAAAAGAAATTACTCACGTTGAAGGTAGTGTTGATTCAATAAGAGATATTGAAATAATAGAATTAGAATTAATATTGGCAGACGAAGCTAGTGTTAAAAAAAGAATTGCTAAAGTTGAACCAAAATTTAAATCTGGAAAAGATAAAGATACAGTATTTGAATATAACTTACTAAAAAGATTAGAAGCACAATTAGCTGATGGTAAATTATTGAATAAGTTAGAGTTCGATGAAGAAGAAAAAATAGCTATTAAGTCTTTCCAATTATTAACAACAAAACAATTTATTTATGTTGCAAACGTTGGAGAAGATGAAGTTAGAGAAGATAACAAATATGTTCAATTAGTTAAAGAACATGGAGCATCATGTAATTCACCAGTTGTTAAAATATCTGCAAAGATAGAAGAAGAACTAAGTGAATTAGATAAAGATGACAAACAAGTTTTCTTAGAAGAAGCTGGTATTGAAACTTCTGGTTTGGAACAATTAATAAGAGCTGCTTATTCAACACTTGGTCTTAAAACTTATTTCACTTGTGGGCCACAAGAAGCAAGAGGATGACAATTTAAAGAAGGTTCAACAGCACCTCAATGTGCTGGAATAATTCATACAGATTTTGAAAAAGGATTTATAAAAGCTGATGTTTATAAATGTGAAGATATCTTTGAATTAGGAGATGAACAAGCTTTAAAAAATAGTGGAAAAATAAAACTTGAGGGAAAAAACTACATCGTCCAAGATGGAGATGTTTGTTTCTTTAAATTTAATAGATAA
- the gltX gene encoding glutamate--tRNA ligase yields the protein MNKFRLRYAPSPTGFLHIGNTRTALMNYLFAKHYNGDFILRIEDTDVERNVEGAIESQFDNMEWLGILPDESFRTPKDGFGKYMQSEKFEVYKEYAEKLITDGKAYKCFCTPEELEKDREEQMARGIVATQYNRKCLNNPIEDDSKLYNIRFKVPENKIYKINDVVRGEVEFNSKEIGDFVILKSNGIATYNFAVVIDDFDMKITHVVRGEEHISNTPRQCMIYEAFGWEEPTFCHLTLIVDDTKKKLSKRSGNAVFFISQYREQGYLPEAIFNYISLLGWSPNNEQEIFTKEELIKIFDEKRFSKSPSTFDMVKMKWINSQWIKKMSEEDFVKFVIKFVDKNKFNLEGKSEDWINSVLLLFKKELEFGSQINDHLDIFFEKQVDEKTKEVINEFGNLKEMINFLEESIQNISEFNEDNIKALIKEVGTKFEKKGRDLFMPVRIYTTLSEHGPELAKTISLIGKEKVLANINSIR from the coding sequence ATGAACAAATTTAGATTAAGATATGCTCCAAGCCCAACTGGTTTTTTACACATAGGAAATACTAGAACTGCTTTGATGAATTATTTATTTGCAAAACACTACAATGGTGATTTCATTTTAAGAATTGAAGACACTGATGTTGAAAGAAATGTTGAAGGAGCAATCGAATCACAATTCGATAACATGGAATGATTAGGAATATTACCAGATGAATCTTTTAGAACACCTAAAGATGGTTTTGGTAAATATATGCAATCTGAAAAATTTGAAGTTTACAAAGAGTATGCTGAAAAATTAATTACAGACGGGAAAGCTTATAAATGTTTTTGTACTCCTGAAGAATTAGAAAAAGATAGAGAAGAACAAATGGCAAGAGGAATTGTTGCCACTCAATATAATAGAAAATGCTTAAACAATCCAATAGAAGATGATTCAAAACTATATAACATTAGATTCAAAGTTCCAGAAAACAAAATATATAAAATAAATGATGTTGTTCGTGGAGAAGTAGAATTCAATTCAAAAGAAATTGGAGACTTTGTAATTCTTAAATCAAATGGAATAGCTACATATAATTTTGCAGTTGTTATAGATGATTTTGATATGAAAATAACTCACGTTGTTCGTGGAGAAGAACATATATCAAATACACCAAGACAATGTATGATATATGAAGCATTTGGATGAGAAGAACCAACATTTTGTCACTTAACATTAATAGTTGATGATACAAAGAAAAAATTATCTAAGAGAAGTGGTAATGCTGTATTCTTTATTTCTCAGTACAGAGAACAAGGTTACTTACCAGAAGCTATATTCAATTACATTTCACTTTTAGGTTGAAGCCCAAACAATGAACAAGAAATCTTTACAAAAGAAGAACTTATTAAAATATTTGATGAGAAAAGATTTAGTAAATCACCAAGTACATTTGATATGGTTAAAATGAAATGAATTAATAGTCAATGAATTAAAAAAATGTCAGAAGAAGACTTTGTTAAGTTCGTAATTAAATTTGTGGATAAAAATAAATTTAATTTAGAAGGTAAATCAGAAGATTGAATTAATTCAGTACTTCTTTTATTTAAAAAAGAACTTGAGTTTGGTTCTCAAATAAACGATCATCTAGATATATTCTTTGAAAAACAAGTTGATGAAAAAACAAAAGAAGTTATAAATGAATTTGGTAACTTAAAAGAAATGATTAATTTCTTAGAAGAATCAATTCAAAATATTTCAGAATTTAATGAAGATAATATAAAAGCTTTAATAAAAGAAGTTGGAACTAAATTTGAGAAAAAAGGTAGAGATTTATTTATGCCTGTAAGGATTTACACTACATTAAGTGAACATGGTCCTGAGTTAGCTAAAACAATTTCTTTAATCGGTAAAGAAAAAGTTCTAGCTAATATAAATAGCATTAGATAA
- the ispF gene encoding 2-C-methyl-D-erythritol 2,4-cyclodiphosphate synthase: MIFKVGFSKDTHNLIEGSEVVLGGIKIPSNKSVQAYSDGDVLFHSLAEAIFGSLGLEDLGQNYNPKNMEENFNSSLMVQDALKELKDKEFHISNIDILIELDSPKLTEWKSVIKENVSKLIGVDLDQISIKATTTEGNFPNLITSYCNIAIYKGEVK; encoded by the coding sequence ATGATATTCAAGGTAGGATTTTCTAAAGACACACACAACCTTATTGAAGGTAGTGAGGTAGTTTTGGGTGGTATTAAAATACCATCTAACAAAAGTGTTCAAGCATATAGTGATGGTGATGTCTTATTTCATTCACTTGCAGAAGCAATTTTTGGATCTCTAGGATTAGAAGATCTGGGACAAAACTATAATCCAAAAAATATGGAAGAGAATTTTAATTCTTCATTAATGGTTCAAGATGCATTAAAAGAGTTAAAAGATAAAGAATTTCATATATCAAATATCGATATACTAATTGAATTAGATTCTCCTAAGTTAACAGAATGAAAATCTGTCATAAAAGAAAATGTTTCAAAATTGATTGGTGTTGACTTGGATCAAATATCTATTAAAGCAACAACAACTGAAGGAAACTTTCCAAATTTAATTACAAGTTATTGCAACATAGCTATTTATAAAGGTGAGGTAAAATAA
- a CDS encoding AAA family ATPase: MAKVISVSNQKGGVGKTTTSVNLACGLALANKKVLLMDMDPQFNATTGVGFEIDSNTLSMYHVFVGEKELSEVIIKDIKPNIDLAPSSIDVAAVDLILLEQKTNNQNVLRDEIKKITDNYDFIIIDCPPSLGLINRNGLAISDTVLIPIQAEHYAMHGVAQLLRTIKKVKETLNPELTIEGVLVTMFDSRTRLAHDVLEEIMKTFGPKVYKSVIPRNIKISESSMEGKSIYEYDKNGAGSTAYIEFVKEVLKENGQN; the protein is encoded by the coding sequence ATGGCAAAAGTAATTTCAGTTTCAAATCAAAAAGGTGGTGTTGGTAAAACAACTACATCAGTAAATTTAGCTTGTGGTTTAGCATTAGCAAATAAAAAAGTATTACTTATGGATATGGATCCACAATTCAACGCAACAACAGGTGTTGGTTTTGAGATAGATAGCAACACATTAAGTATGTACCATGTTTTTGTTGGTGAAAAAGAACTATCAGAAGTAATAATAAAAGACATTAAACCAAACATCGATTTAGCTCCAAGTTCAATCGACGTTGCTGCAGTAGACTTAATTTTATTAGAACAAAAAACAAATAATCAAAATGTTTTAAGAGATGAAATTAAAAAAATAACAGATAATTATGATTTTATAATAATAGATTGTCCACCAAGTTTAGGTTTAATAAACAGAAATGGATTAGCAATTTCAGACACAGTATTAATACCGATTCAAGCAGAGCACTACGCTATGCACGGGGTTGCTCAATTATTAAGAACAATTAAAAAAGTAAAAGAGACATTAAACCCAGAATTAACTATTGAAGGTGTTCTTGTGACAATGTTTGATTCACGTACTAGATTGGCTCACGATGTTTTAGAAGAAATCATGAAAACATTTGGACCAAAAGTTTATAAATCAGTTATTCCAAGAAATATTAAAATTTCTGAATCTTCAATGGAAGGTAAATCAATTTATGAATATGATAAAAATGGAGCAGGTTCAACTGCTTACATTGAATTTGTAAAAGAGGTGCTAAAAGAAAATGGCCAAAACTAA
- the rsmG gene encoding 16S rRNA (guanine(527)-N(7))-methyltransferase RsmG has protein sequence MNWDRFNDLKIELNEEQKENLIKYKNILQEENKIHNLTAITEDQEIIDKHFYDSLIFTNEFDPKGLSILDIGTGAGFPGLVLKIMFPTSKIYLVESNGKKINFLNKVIKELNLKDVWTLNVRAEEYSLENKEKFDVIISRAMAPLNILLEVGIQALKVNGTFICLKAKNVNNEIKELNGQEKKIGLSLNNRQELQDDILGERNNLFYIKDNETPKEYPRLYSQIRKRPLGK, from the coding sequence ATGAATTGAGATAGATTTAATGATTTAAAAATTGAACTTAATGAAGAACAAAAAGAAAATCTAATTAAATACAAAAATATTCTTCAAGAAGAAAATAAGATTCATAATCTTACAGCTATTACTGAAGATCAAGAAATTATAGATAAACATTTTTATGACTCATTAATTTTCACAAATGAGTTTGATCCAAAAGGATTATCAATATTAGATATTGGTACAGGAGCTGGCTTTCCTGGTTTGGTGTTAAAAATAATGTTTCCTACTTCAAAGATTTATTTAGTAGAATCAAATGGGAAAAAAATAAATTTCTTAAACAAAGTTATAAAAGAACTTAATTTAAAAGATGTTTGAACTCTAAATGTTAGAGCTGAAGAATATAGTTTAGAAAATAAGGAAAAGTTTGATGTGATAATTTCAAGAGCTATGGCACCATTAAATATTCTTTTAGAAGTTGGTATTCAAGCACTTAAAGTAAATGGTACATTCATTTGTTTAAAAGCGAAAAATGTTAACAATGAAATAAAAGAACTTAACGGTCAAGAGAAAAAAATAGGACTATCATTAAATAATAGACAAGAGTTACAAGATGATATACTTGGTGAAAGAAATAATCTCTTTTATATAAAAGATAATGAAACTCCTAAAGAATATCCAAGACTTTATAGTCAAATAAGAAAAAGACCATTAGGAAAATAG